The Vibrio pomeroyi genome window below encodes:
- a CDS encoding YdgA family protein, protein MEQLRKIGAIGGAISLALCWPLAVGQIGQNAITDGVAKLNNSSIQAEIVEYDRGYLSSNVTTRLTVTDENLKEQLAIDGLPSEFVINSAVSHGLVSLNALSTFDNTDILPLTLTTSTELNGNTDFNFELSQFNHQGSDESGTSVSITKSNLSGHATVLGQVDYELSIPSVQIDFETGEEVTLSNLKGVGSGQQAKGYWLGTQNFTIDSFLVSDSAMQPFMTIENSKYDFESHLDEATKRLRSNLKLDIANIETNEGQLNNLNVDFEVSKLDSQSFEKIFEIYQSNPVMTQEDVAEIIPFIDVLFAKGFDLSMNNMSLELGKGQFESKWLVSVPEGTENISSNPSMIVPALTGNVHSSFSNELVEEYPFIREGIDELIVMEMIKETESGYEISADLENGNLVFENGQEIPLIALLMPAFVQ, encoded by the coding sequence ATGGAACAGTTAAGAAAAATTGGCGCAATCGGCGGAGCAATCTCATTGGCACTTTGTTGGCCACTAGCGGTTGGGCAAATTGGACAAAACGCGATTACTGATGGCGTTGCAAAGCTTAACAATTCAAGCATTCAAGCTGAGATCGTGGAATACGATAGAGGTTACCTGTCTTCCAACGTAACCACTCGTCTAACTGTGACGGATGAAAACCTGAAAGAGCAACTTGCGATTGATGGACTGCCGAGTGAATTTGTCATCAATAGTGCAGTTAGCCACGGTTTGGTGAGCCTGAATGCATTGTCGACGTTTGATAATACCGATATTTTGCCTCTAACTCTGACAACTAGCACTGAGCTAAACGGCAACACTGACTTTAACTTCGAGTTAAGCCAGTTTAATCATCAAGGTTCTGATGAGAGTGGCACTTCGGTATCGATCACTAAATCGAATCTTTCTGGCCATGCGACTGTTTTAGGGCAAGTTGATTACGAGCTTTCAATCCCTTCAGTTCAAATTGATTTTGAAACCGGTGAAGAGGTAACGCTTTCTAACCTGAAAGGTGTGGGTTCAGGGCAGCAAGCGAAAGGCTACTGGTTAGGTACTCAGAATTTTACTATCGATAGCTTCTTGGTTTCAGATTCTGCAATGCAGCCTTTCATGACCATTGAAAATTCTAAGTACGATTTTGAATCGCATCTAGATGAAGCAACTAAGCGCCTGCGCAGCAACCTTAAGCTGGATATCGCAAATATAGAGACCAATGAAGGCCAGTTGAACAACCTAAACGTCGATTTTGAAGTGTCGAAACTGGACAGCCAATCGTTTGAGAAGATCTTTGAGATCTACCAATCTAATCCGGTTATGACTCAAGAAGACGTTGCTGAAATCATTCCATTCATCGACGTATTGTTTGCTAAAGGCTTCGACCTTTCAATGAACAACATGTCGTTAGAATTGGGTAAGGGTCAGTTTGAATCTAAATGGTTGGTGAGCGTGCCAGAAGGTACAGAAAACATCAGCAGTAATCCGTCAATGATTGTGCCTGCACTGACTGGTAATGTTCATTCTAGTTTCTCAAATGAGTTGGTTGAAGAATACCCATTCATTCGCGAAGGCATCGATGAATTGATCGTGATGGAAATGATCAAAGAAACCGAAAGTGGTTATGAAATCAGTGCTGACTTAGAAAATGGAAACCTAGTGTTTGAAAATGGACAAGAAATTCCATTAATCGCGCTACTTATGCCTGCTTTTGTTCAATAA
- the serC gene encoding 3-phosphoserine/phosphohydroxythreonine transaminase, with amino-acid sequence MELTLDNVFNFSAGPAALPKPVMKQAQADFIDWNGLGTSVMEISHRSKEFIQVADESEQDLRDLLNIPDNYKVLFCQGGARAQFAAVPLNLLGDATKATYIDAGYWAESAVTEASKYCEIDVFNAKTSIDGKAAVVPAKDWKIDPEAAYVHFCPNETIDGIEISELPQTDKPIVADMSSNILSRKIDVSQYGVIYAGAQKNIGPAGICIAIVRDDLLELANEVLPSILNYKVLAEKDSMFNTPPTYAWYLSGLVFKWLKAQGGVEAMERVNQEKAALLYNAIDDSAFYKNDVHTANRSRMNVPFQLVKPELDGKFLELADAAGLKSLKGHRAVGGMRASLYNAMSLEGVQALVSFMKDFEEKYA; translated from the coding sequence ATGGAACTTACATTAGATAACGTATTCAACTTTAGTGCTGGCCCAGCGGCACTGCCTAAACCGGTAATGAAACAAGCACAAGCTGACTTCATTGATTGGAATGGTTTAGGCACTTCCGTTATGGAAATCAGCCATCGCAGCAAAGAATTTATTCAAGTTGCCGATGAGTCTGAGCAAGACCTACGTGATCTTCTGAACATCCCAGACAACTACAAAGTGCTTTTCTGTCAGGGGGGCGCTCGTGCTCAATTCGCTGCTGTTCCTCTAAACCTTCTAGGTGATGCGACAAAGGCGACTTACATTGATGCTGGTTACTGGGCTGAAAGTGCAGTAACTGAAGCAAGCAAGTACTGTGAAATCGACGTATTCAATGCTAAGACGTCAATTGACGGCAAAGCGGCTGTTGTTCCAGCTAAAGATTGGAAAATCGACCCAGAAGCGGCGTACGTACATTTCTGTCCGAACGAAACCATCGATGGTATTGAAATTAGCGAGCTTCCTCAAACGGACAAACCAATCGTAGCGGATATGTCATCTAACATTCTGTCTCGCAAGATTGATGTGTCTCAGTATGGCGTTATCTACGCGGGCGCTCAAAAGAACATTGGCCCAGCGGGTATCTGTATTGCAATTGTACGTGATGATCTTCTGGAGCTTGCGAACGAAGTATTGCCAAGCATTCTGAATTACAAAGTACTTGCTGAAAAAGACTCAATGTTCAACACGCCACCAACCTATGCTTGGTACTTATCTGGCTTAGTTTTCAAATGGTTAAAAGCTCAAGGTGGTGTAGAAGCGATGGAGCGTGTTAACCAAGAAAAAGCAGCGCTACTTTACAACGCAATTGATGACTCTGCTTTCTACAAGAACGACGTTCACACAGCAAACCGCTCAAGAATGAACGTACCATTCCAACTAGTGAAACCAGAGCTAGACGGTAAATTCTTAGAGTTGGCTGATGCAGCGGGTCTTAAGTCATTGAAAGGTCACAGAGCTGTGGGCGGCATGAGAGCGTCGCTTTACAACGCGATGTCTCTAGAAGGTGTTCAAGCTCTTGTAAGCTTCATGAAAGATTTCGAAGAGAAATACGCTTAA
- a CDS encoding extracellular solute-binding protein, with protein sequence MRFLSILAALFPVLTYASTLEIWAGINYETADYVKEHIESMTEHRVEIRPFDINSIRSELLVADPRDNTFPDVIWVPSDFLGLTEYIELATLPSAWVDPSRYENKALDAVMINGELKALPVGIGNQLVLYSNKPQDHAISWEELIQQSSESKRASVLFPNPNMYFYLAFFQLFSQDMLSSRNINGEGLVSIFEFIDKLEDTKTIEPSCNEICARQRFIDGEVEFLIDGDWAFSELDQAYGEHLHVNSLPTYRDKAMSSFSGAKIFAITKKGMNNPEKREALKEVVQYLQSNSFTYLAHSNAMISPFREANQRRVEEGNTTFSNMYDEFQSSQMMSSDYNMAIVWEASARAYERYKSGMPKQELHKFYDDFVEYYSANMRSGE encoded by the coding sequence GTGAGATTTTTGAGTATATTAGCGGCTTTGTTCCCTGTGCTTACTTACGCTTCTACGCTCGAAATATGGGCCGGTATCAATTACGAAACGGCGGATTACGTTAAAGAACACATCGAGTCGATGACAGAGCACCGTGTTGAAATACGTCCATTCGACATCAACAGTATCCGCTCTGAACTACTTGTGGCTGACCCTCGAGACAATACCTTTCCTGATGTTATTTGGGTGCCTTCGGATTTCTTAGGGCTGACTGAATATATTGAACTGGCAACGTTACCTTCTGCATGGGTCGATCCCTCGCGCTATGAGAATAAGGCTCTTGATGCCGTAATGATTAATGGTGAGCTTAAGGCGCTACCGGTAGGAATCGGTAACCAGTTGGTTCTGTATTCGAACAAGCCACAAGATCATGCCATCAGCTGGGAAGAGTTGATTCAACAGTCTTCTGAGTCGAAGCGTGCCAGTGTTCTTTTCCCAAATCCGAACATGTACTTCTATCTGGCGTTCTTCCAACTGTTTTCACAAGACATGCTTTCATCAAGGAATATCAATGGAGAGGGTTTAGTCTCAATCTTTGAATTCATCGATAAACTTGAGGATACAAAAACAATTGAACCATCGTGCAATGAGATATGTGCAAGACAGCGTTTCATTGACGGCGAGGTCGAGTTTTTGATTGATGGGGATTGGGCTTTCAGCGAACTAGACCAAGCGTACGGCGAGCACTTACACGTCAACTCTTTGCCTACCTACCGTGACAAAGCGATGTCTTCGTTCAGTGGCGCGAAGATTTTTGCAATCACCAAGAAAGGGATGAATAACCCAGAGAAAAGAGAAGCACTAAAAGAGGTGGTTCAGTACTTACAGTCAAACAGTTTTACCTATTTAGCACATTCAAACGCAATGATCTCCCCATTTAGAGAAGCGAACCAACGTCGTGTTGAAGAAGGAAACACCACTTTCTCTAACATGTACGATGAATTTCAATCATCACAAATGATGTCGAGTGACTACAATATGGCGATTGTCTGGGAAGCCTCCGCAAGAGCCTATGAGCGATATAAGTCGGGCATGCCGAAGCAGGAGCTGCACAAATTTTACGATGACTTTGTGGAGTACTACTCAGCGAACATGAGGTCAGGCGAATGA
- a CDS encoding GGDEF domain-containing protein: MGLVLLACSLLPVYLAGQLILNKQNESSLEQKEIKLANSTAGIQQTVQEQINLTASLTQWYAQDRSLIKAGGNIFFSSVVWDKMDSFNALADNVSATYILDSNWKPIYDSKGSLYHFEQSQLLEDLKRPQAAYKQGKLFHTEFIEPEIADNADSGLVFVAPILPYRLIEGSSYTPQGYLVVLMGYDRLESKIAPFLYDKESVEFDYLASASEQHVETDTKLITNDNKLFSEALTLALKHHVSDSARLQEMQQSQVVFVRILFVTLAVAIVFALLLNRAFSRQLNLLTGSVESYSNNQPPMHNADAHRFTEFTTFSRLLEKMWSRIQRQLSELTVRNDQLRSAYQLIKENNLKLESFNTQLEQTVEEKTSRLTHSLAREEAQKNRILKIVKFASMRQSVDYRLIPEHVNQQLESLLPDCPIEFSFNSVSCGDIDDASITDSDMTNSCRVLKDLQETTIGYFYSQNFTLLSEEDLLIFDLYQKQLAGWIELENMNRINMSTGCYNRKAFDEDLNFYKQRAIENKDNLSLLIIDINGLKAANDQYGHAVGDELIKGCTDVIRNRLCGASNLYRLGGDEFAILILTPAEQQIQEPQKLAERLYADQFDQTVETQVGVSIPVRFSIGVASTESTAIDELFSQADEDMYRQKRRYYQALSRVDK, encoded by the coding sequence ATGGGTTTGGTGTTGCTGGCTTGTTCGTTATTACCAGTTTACCTCGCGGGTCAACTGATACTGAATAAGCAGAATGAAAGCTCTCTTGAACAAAAAGAGATTAAGCTTGCCAATTCAACGGCAGGTATTCAGCAAACAGTGCAGGAGCAAATCAACCTTACGGCCAGTCTCACACAGTGGTATGCGCAAGATCGCTCATTGATTAAAGCGGGTGGGAATATCTTCTTCTCAAGTGTGGTTTGGGACAAGATGGATAGCTTTAACGCGTTAGCAGATAATGTTTCAGCGACCTATATTCTGGATAGCAACTGGAAGCCTATTTATGACAGTAAAGGCAGCCTTTATCACTTTGAACAAAGTCAGTTACTTGAGGACCTAAAGCGGCCTCAGGCTGCGTATAAGCAAGGTAAGTTGTTCCATACTGAGTTTATAGAGCCAGAGATCGCCGATAATGCGGATTCAGGTCTTGTTTTTGTTGCCCCAATTCTCCCGTATCGTTTGATAGAGGGTTCCAGCTATACACCGCAAGGCTATCTTGTCGTGTTAATGGGGTACGACCGATTAGAGTCCAAAATAGCGCCTTTCCTATACGACAAAGAGTCTGTCGAGTTTGATTACTTGGCGTCCGCTAGTGAGCAACACGTGGAAACCGACACTAAGTTAATCACTAACGACAATAAGCTGTTTTCAGAAGCGTTAACATTGGCGCTGAAACATCACGTGTCGGACAGTGCTCGTTTACAAGAGATGCAGCAATCTCAAGTGGTGTTTGTTCGAATCCTATTTGTGACACTAGCTGTCGCGATCGTCTTTGCGCTGTTGTTGAATCGCGCCTTTTCAAGACAGCTTAACCTACTGACTGGCTCGGTAGAGTCTTATTCAAATAACCAGCCACCCATGCACAATGCAGATGCACATCGTTTTACCGAGTTCACTACATTCAGCCGTTTGTTGGAAAAAATGTGGTCTCGTATACAGCGTCAGCTGAGTGAACTGACGGTACGTAATGATCAGTTGAGATCCGCTTACCAGCTGATCAAAGAGAATAACCTCAAGCTTGAAAGCTTTAACACACAGCTAGAGCAAACGGTTGAAGAGAAGACAAGTAGATTAACGCATTCACTGGCCCGTGAAGAGGCACAGAAAAACCGTATTCTGAAGATCGTTAAGTTCGCTTCCATGAGGCAAAGTGTTGATTACCGATTGATTCCAGAACACGTGAATCAACAACTGGAATCGCTACTCCCGGATTGCCCAATTGAGTTCAGCTTTAACTCAGTTTCTTGTGGTGATATTGATGATGCCAGCATTACTGATAGCGACATGACTAACAGCTGCAGGGTTTTAAAAGACTTGCAAGAGACAACGATTGGCTACTTTTATTCTCAGAATTTTACTTTGTTGAGTGAGGAAGACTTGCTGATTTTCGACTTATATCAAAAGCAGTTAGCTGGCTGGATAGAACTCGAAAACATGAATCGTATCAACATGTCGACAGGCTGTTACAACCGCAAAGCTTTCGATGAAGATTTGAACTTCTATAAACAGCGCGCAATTGAGAACAAAGACAACTTGTCTCTGCTTATCATTGATATTAATGGATTAAAGGCCGCCAACGATCAGTATGGCCATGCGGTGGGTGATGAGCTGATAAAAGGTTGTACAGATGTCATTCGCAACCGGTTATGTGGTGCCAGCAACTTGTATCGACTGGGCGGTGATGAGTTTGCCATTCTTATTTTGACGCCGGCTGAACAACAAATACAAGAGCCCCAGAAACTGGCTGAACGACTCTATGCAGATCAATTTGACCAGACCGTTGAAACGCAAGTAGGCGTGAGTATTCCAGTTCGATTTTCGATTGGAGTCGCGTCAACAGAGTCGACAGCTATCGATGAGTTATTCTCTCAAGCGGATGAAGATATGTATCGTCAGAAGCGTCGTTATTATCAAGCTCTATCGCGGGTGGACAAATAG
- a CDS encoding helix-turn-helix transcriptional regulator, with protein MLTRQIDSRTGVVTSNRMMVANPNSPALVKTIDMPKGYIDAMHQHTWHQVIFPLKGLLQTQTEHYQHLVPHTSALFVPAGISHESIALSHTTFVGIYLNPAFGMEYEPAVRTIALTSFLNELLQEIRRQCEGLTSDEEVSRLLSVLHDQIMKDNVQTFQLLLPEDRRLKLIFEALTETPTLDLSLKEWGEKVGASERTLSRLFSKEFNTSFQRWRQQIRLIYSLSLLDEELSIQSIADQVGYQNDSSYIKAFKATFDVTPQQFRFNGRKR; from the coding sequence ATGCTAACCCGCCAAATTGATTCTCGTACCGGAGTTGTCACCTCCAATAGGATGATGGTCGCTAATCCAAATTCGCCCGCGCTCGTTAAGACTATCGACATGCCGAAAGGTTACATCGATGCGATGCACCAGCACACATGGCATCAAGTGATCTTTCCACTCAAAGGTTTGCTACAAACCCAAACAGAACACTATCAACACCTTGTGCCACACACTTCAGCTTTGTTTGTACCTGCCGGTATTTCACATGAATCTATCGCATTGAGCCATACCACGTTTGTTGGTATTTACCTTAACCCAGCCTTTGGAATGGAGTATGAGCCAGCGGTTCGAACCATTGCACTGACTTCCTTTCTAAACGAGCTATTGCAAGAAATTCGCAGGCAATGTGAGGGATTAACGAGTGATGAAGAAGTGTCTCGCCTACTGTCCGTATTGCACGACCAGATCATGAAAGACAATGTTCAGACCTTTCAATTGTTGCTACCCGAAGACAGACGCTTGAAGCTTATATTTGAAGCGCTAACAGAGACACCAACGTTGGATTTGTCGCTAAAGGAATGGGGAGAGAAAGTCGGAGCATCAGAACGAACCTTGTCGCGTTTATTCTCAAAGGAATTCAACACGTCATTCCAACGTTGGCGACAACAAATCCGACTGATTTACTCATTGTCTTTACTCGATGAAGAGCTCTCAATCCAGAGTATTGCTGACCAAGTCGGCTATCAAAATGACTCGTCTTACATCAAAGCCTTTAAGGCGACGTTTGATGTCACACCACAGCAGTTTCGCTTTAATGGCCGCAAAAGGTAG
- a CDS encoding MOSC domain-containing protein translates to MKKLGVVNSVLVGKIVAFAHGAKSAIDKQVLSERQYATELGFTNDEQGDPRFHGGIQKALHIYPSEHYSVWQKELGDKGIFQSSGAFGENLSSSGITEQSICLKDKVRIGSTLLEVSQGRMPCWKLNVRFEQNDMARRLQDTLRTGWYFRVLEEGDIGAGDEIILCERPYPDWSLARIMGAVFTGSLDKEELSQMAELPLVESWGALVARRLETGKIEDWEMRLVGPTAV, encoded by the coding sequence ATGAAGAAGTTAGGCGTAGTAAATAGTGTATTGGTAGGAAAAATTGTCGCCTTCGCACACGGAGCAAAAAGTGCTATTGATAAGCAAGTTTTATCAGAGCGCCAATACGCGACAGAGCTTGGTTTTACCAACGATGAACAAGGTGATCCGCGTTTCCATGGCGGCATTCAAAAAGCCCTTCATATCTACCCAAGCGAGCACTATTCAGTTTGGCAGAAAGAGTTAGGTGACAAAGGTATCTTTCAATCTTCAGGTGCATTTGGTGAGAACCTAAGCTCAAGTGGCATCACGGAACAATCTATTTGTTTGAAAGATAAGGTTCGTATCGGATCAACATTATTGGAAGTCTCACAAGGGCGTATGCCTTGTTGGAAACTCAATGTGCGATTCGAGCAGAACGATATGGCGAGAAGACTGCAAGACACGCTTCGAACAGGCTGGTATTTCCGTGTATTGGAAGAGGGCGATATTGGCGCAGGTGACGAGATTATTCTGTGTGAAAGGCCATACCCAGATTGGTCGCTCGCTCGTATCATGGGGGCTGTTTTCACAGGTAGTTTAGATAAAGAAGAGCTAAGTCAGATGGCTGAACTGCCATTGGTTGAATCATGGGGAGCGCTTGTTGCACGTCGCCTTGAAACAGGAAAAATCGAAGACTGGGAAATGCGCTTGGTTGGGCCTACTGCGGTATAA
- a CDS encoding 3'-5' exonuclease, whose protein sequence is MNKLFRSPAVDWPFKFAQKLERARDERLKHFYSQPLPAPDTPISEVMFLAVDFETTGLNPNKDGIITIGLVPFTLNRIYLRQARHWTLRPKQKLEEDSVVIHGITHNDIIDAPDLSEVLDEILEAMGGHIPVVHYRRIERDFLDNALKVRLGEGIEFPVLDTLEIESQIQNKLAGGLWNKLKGKKPASVRLGQSRRRYHLPDYTPHHALTDAIATAELLQAQIAHHFDAEMPLKSFWL, encoded by the coding sequence ATGAACAAACTATTCAGATCACCTGCGGTCGATTGGCCATTTAAGTTTGCTCAGAAGCTAGAAAGAGCGAGAGATGAGCGCTTAAAGCACTTTTATAGCCAGCCTCTTCCCGCGCCTGATACGCCAATTTCAGAAGTGATGTTCTTAGCGGTCGACTTTGAGACAACAGGCTTAAATCCAAACAAAGATGGCATCATCACCATTGGCCTTGTCCCGTTTACGCTCAATCGTATTTACTTGCGACAAGCCAGGCACTGGACACTGCGGCCAAAGCAGAAGTTGGAAGAAGATTCTGTGGTAATTCATGGCATCACTCACAACGACATCATTGATGCGCCAGATCTTAGCGAAGTGTTGGATGAGATATTAGAAGCGATGGGGGGACATATCCCAGTGGTTCATTATCGCCGTATCGAACGGGACTTCTTGGATAATGCATTGAAAGTGAGATTAGGTGAAGGGATCGAATTTCCAGTCCTCGACACGCTCGAGATTGAATCTCAAATCCAGAACAAGCTAGCCGGTGGCCTGTGGAACAAGCTCAAAGGTAAGAAACCAGCCTCAGTAAGACTTGGCCAAAGTCGTCGTCGATACCACCTACCCGACTACACACCGCATCATGCATTAACTGACGCGATTGCGACTGCTGAGCTACTCCAAGCGCAGATTGCTCATCACTTTGATGCTGAGATGCCTTTGAAGAGTTTCTGGTTATAG
- a CDS encoding DUF294 nucleotidyltransferase-like domain-containing protein — protein sequence MDAELLEIQNFLAQYPPFTELPEEMLAKVTSSVEISYYRQDTPIIHFGDQIHDLYIVRSGEVEVYRRKGELYNRLDEGHLFGQMGLLTNNKVRFPVKATEDTLLYCIPEPIFQELYDNYDSFADFVEVEDNARLRQANSDSNDANDLTTSKVKTLLTSEAPMIEKTRTIQQAATMMAQDNVSSLLIIDPDIVEDDEDDSTPVIGIITDRDLCTRVLAEGLDPSDEVSSVMTPEVISLDHNAYVYEAMMTMLRYNVHHLPVLKDKKPIGIIEATDIVRYESQNSLLLVSSIFQQQSIEDLKVLSEQVKDSFVRLVNEDANAHMVGTAMSVIGRSFKQRIIELGEEKLGKAPIPYCFLALGSMGRDEQLLVTDQDNAIILDDTYDEKKHGKYFEELSKFICDGLDQCGYVYCTGDIMATNPTWRMTRREWEECFADWIDDPNPKALLNASIFFDLDGVYGRLKWAEQLNSFIVRRARKNNRFLACLARNALNRTPPLGFFKDFVMEKDGRHNNSINLKRRGTAPLADLIRVHSLAVGSRSKNSFERLDDIIDAGILPKGRAQDLKDAMEFISLVRIRHQAHDVDNNVEPDNNIEPENLSDFERRNLKDAFQILSNAQNFLKFRYQASNKFK from the coding sequence ATGGATGCTGAGTTATTAGAGATTCAAAACTTTCTGGCGCAATACCCCCCTTTCACAGAACTCCCTGAGGAGATGTTGGCGAAAGTGACCAGTAGCGTGGAAATTTCTTATTACCGCCAAGATACCCCGATCATTCACTTTGGTGATCAAATTCATGACTTATACATCGTTCGAAGTGGCGAAGTCGAAGTCTACCGTCGTAAAGGCGAACTCTATAACCGCCTTGATGAAGGCCACTTATTCGGTCAAATGGGCCTACTGACCAACAACAAGGTGCGTTTCCCAGTTAAAGCGACCGAAGACACCCTGCTCTACTGCATTCCTGAGCCTATCTTCCAAGAGCTCTACGACAACTACGACTCCTTTGCCGATTTCGTAGAAGTAGAAGATAACGCGCGACTACGCCAAGCCAACTCAGACAGTAACGACGCGAACGACCTAACGACATCCAAAGTAAAAACGCTGCTGACCAGCGAAGCGCCAATGATCGAAAAAACGCGCACTATTCAGCAAGCTGCAACCATGATGGCACAAGATAATGTGTCCTCTTTGCTTATCATCGACCCAGATATCGTTGAAGATGATGAAGATGACTCAACACCAGTGATCGGCATCATCACTGACCGAGATTTATGTACGCGTGTACTCGCCGAAGGTCTAGACCCATCGGACGAGGTATCCAGTGTGATGACGCCAGAGGTTATCTCACTCGACCACAATGCCTACGTATACGAAGCCATGATGACCATGCTTCGCTACAACGTGCATCACTTGCCGGTGCTTAAAGATAAGAAGCCTATCGGTATTATCGAAGCGACTGATATTGTCCGTTACGAGTCTCAAAACTCACTATTGCTTGTGAGCAGTATCTTCCAGCAACAGAGTATTGAAGACCTGAAGGTGCTTTCTGAACAAGTAAAAGACAGCTTTGTGCGCTTGGTTAACGAAGATGCCAACGCCCACATGGTGGGTACTGCAATGTCGGTAATTGGTCGTAGCTTTAAGCAACGTATTATCGAACTGGGTGAAGAGAAATTAGGTAAGGCTCCTATTCCTTATTGTTTCCTCGCACTCGGCTCGATGGGGCGTGATGAGCAGTTGCTCGTTACTGACCAAGATAACGCAATTATTCTTGACGATACCTACGACGAGAAAAAGCACGGTAAGTACTTTGAAGAGCTCTCAAAATTCATTTGTGACGGCTTAGACCAATGTGGCTATGTGTACTGTACAGGTGACATCATGGCGACTAACCCAACATGGCGTATGACTCGTAGAGAATGGGAAGAGTGCTTTGCCGATTGGATTGATGACCCGAACCCGAAAGCACTGTTGAATGCTTCAATCTTCTTCGACCTGGATGGCGTTTATGGCCGCCTGAAGTGGGCTGAGCAATTAAACAGCTTTATCGTTCGACGCGCACGTAAAAACAACCGCTTCTTAGCCTGTCTTGCACGTAACGCACTCAACCGTACGCCGCCACTTGGTTTCTTTAAAGACTTCGTGATGGAGAAAGATGGCCGTCATAACAACTCCATCAACCTTAAGCGCCGTGGTACTGCGCCATTAGCAGATTTGATTCGTGTTCATTCATTGGCAGTGGGCTCTCGTTCTAAGAACTCATTCGAACGTTTAGATGACATTATCGACGCAGGTATTCTGCCAAAAGGTCGAGCTCAAGATTTGAAAGATGCGATGGAGTTTATCTCTCTGGTTCGTATTCGCCACCAAGCACACGATGTTGATAATAATGTCGAGCCTGATAACAACATCGAACCAGAGAACCTGTCTGACTTCGAGCGACGTAACCTTAAGGATGCATTCCAAATATTAAGTAATGCGCAAAACTTCCTTAAGTTCCGTTATCAAGCCAGCAATAAGTTTAAGTAG
- a CDS encoding IS110 family transposase, producing the protein MSSIHILGIDLGKHCFHAIAHNRCGVEVLRRKFNRTQLLIFLSKIEPTTIAFEACGGAHWLARKCSEFGHQPRLIPPQYVKPYVKGNKNDFIDASAIAEAAGRPTMRFVAVKSEEAQVIAAIHRVRDSYIKERTATMSRIGAILLEFGLSFPKGHAKMKSLFQWLAEQTVSLPKSLLCELISIHEHYKYLNEQIKTQDNKLQTIVNNNESAQLLKTIPGIGDLTSTLCIADVSSPSNFTNGREMAAWLGLVPRQFSTGGKTKLLGMSKRGNKHLRTLFIHGARAVLSRLETTGKVFGEWLVNLRATKPFNVVVVALANKLGRCYTTAKLLRLFSYNQVCNANERDDKNGQSARLRT; encoded by the coding sequence ATGTCTTCTATTCATATTTTAGGTATCGACCTAGGTAAACATTGCTTCCATGCTATCGCACATAACCGTTGTGGCGTGGAGGTGCTGCGTCGTAAATTTAATCGCACTCAACTCTTAATCTTTCTTAGTAAAATAGAACCAACAACCATTGCTTTCGAAGCTTGTGGCGGTGCTCATTGGCTTGCTCGAAAGTGTAGTGAGTTTGGACATCAACCCCGACTTATTCCTCCTCAGTATGTTAAACCTTATGTCAAAGGCAATAAAAACGATTTCATCGATGCTTCAGCGATCGCAGAGGCTGCGGGTCGACCGACCATGAGGTTTGTAGCTGTAAAAAGTGAAGAGGCTCAAGTCATCGCAGCGATTCATCGAGTCAGAGATAGTTATATCAAGGAGAGAACCGCCACTATGTCGCGGATCGGCGCGATCTTACTTGAGTTCGGCCTTAGCTTTCCCAAAGGGCATGCAAAGATGAAGTCTCTGTTTCAATGGTTAGCAGAACAAACCGTCTCATTACCAAAAAGCTTGCTATGTGAATTGATATCTATTCACGAACATTACAAGTACCTTAATGAACAAATCAAAACTCAAGATAACAAGCTTCAAACTATTGTTAATAATAACGAAAGTGCTCAATTATTAAAAACTATCCCTGGAATTGGTGATCTTACCTCCACATTGTGTATTGCCGATGTAAGCTCTCCGAGTAACTTTACCAATGGCCGTGAGATGGCGGCTTGGTTGGGGCTTGTGCCAAGGCAATTCTCAACGGGAGGAAAGACCAAGCTACTTGGTATGAGTAAACGAGGGAATAAACACCTCAGAACTCTGTTTATCCATGGGGCAAGGGCTGTACTCTCTAGACTAGAGACGACAGGGAAAGTGTTTGGAGAGTGGCTTGTGAATCTACGAGCCACCAAACCATTTAATGTAGTGGTAGTCGCATTAGCCAACAAGCTTGGGCGGTGTTATACCACCGCCAAGCTTTTAAGGCTGTTTAGCTATAACCAAGTTTGCAACGCCAATGAACGTGATGACAAAAACGGTCAATCGGCCAGATTAAGAACCTGA